In Oryza sativa Japonica Group chromosome 3, ASM3414082v1, one DNA window encodes the following:
- the LOC112936089 gene encoding probable myosin-binding protein 4 — protein sequence MAAKARARSPDFARQFWPVLCHAFSECSLIIMLFVTAVVSFTATRFARIWSLRPPCILCSRLDRLLHGNTWFSEDLICAAHKLEISQLEYCQSHNKLAHSDDLCERCLLSCAGLDGKPNKLKSMRNKDKVNSQPRSRHTHLCSCCSETFKKTRHTHKLPELANGIVPDDVSTVKERSIDMTSVGHSSDEGSEDLSYGGYSKLNVRHDSESENRISDDDEDEDGNSMIHKATQRSRDFLFHDSQLQPMISDTNSLSMHPSENVVLAEPMNTAPVPVSTAAKTDNVATGTNLVSAAKSSEHIAQGSREISLSNVNVSGNNHDVQPKIVPEQVCAELPKEKTFLVGIEEVDDSAGISGSPDEEVAKGFVASANAGMSSVLDACINRKNSMKSASRRRSNLQSPRWSEIISAKDNSSRTNQEVKTFLSQMSSARGFDGPWSEVAASPRITQIDDKQYDATGSRQFLETNYSNMEPFDVHATSEDEGDTSLEGLKQKVELGKKKMSILYKEFEAERSASAVAASEAMAMINRLQEEKASMHMEALQYLRMMEEQADHDQEAIERLNDLLTEREKEMLDLEAELDNYRRLHEPFGCKFDFTDGDMASGVLDSSDFMRDTMFDFEDEKANILKSLSKLEETLGMSSTDRHNFGGTYDSLQNMSVLHPEHWSGEPVSSQQIDENQSVDSGSCSHLDDGRISSMTSVKHEISLLNTRFTALETDQKFLKQILSSLKCSDDGVQCVQEITAHLRELRRIMTEQRERAVL from the exons ATGGCAGCGAAGGCTCGTGCAAGGTCGCCGGACTTTGCACGGCAATTCTGGCCTGTGCTGTGCCATGCCTTCAGCGAATGCAGCCTGATCATAATGCTCTTTGTGACCGCCGTGGTGTCATTCACGGCCACAAGGTTTGCACGCATCTGGAGCCTACGACCACCGTGCATCCTGTGCTCAAGGTTGGATCGCCTCCTGCATGGAAACACCTGGTTCTCTGAAGATCTGATCTGTGCTGCACACAAGTTGGAAATCTCGCAATTGGAGTATTGCCAGAGTCACAACAAGCTCGCACACTCTGATGATCTGTGTGAAAGGTGCCTACTTTCATGTGCTGGTTTGGATGGTAAGCCCAATAAACTGAAGAGCATGAGAAATAAGGACAAGGTGAATTCTCAACCGAGGTCCAGGCATACACATTTATGCTCTTGTTGTTCAGAGACGTTTAAGAAGACACGGCATACACACAAGCTACCTGAGCTTGCAAATGGCATAGTTCCAGATGATGTGAGCACAGTGAAGGAGAGAAGCATAGACATGACTAGTGTAGGGCATTCTTCAGATGAAGGTTCTGAGGACTTGTCTTATGGAGGCTACAGTAAGCTGAATGTCCGCCATGATTCAGAGTCTGAGAACCGCATCtcggatgatgatgaagatgaagatggtaATTCAATGATTCACAAAGCTACGCAGAGAAGCAGAGACTTCTTATTTCATGATTCGCAACTACAACCTATGATCAGTGACACCAACAGCTTGTCCATGCATCCTTCTGAGAATGTTGTTCTTGCAGAGCCGATGAATACCGCTCCTGTGCCAGTGAGTACTGCAGCAAAAACTGACAATGTGGCCACTGGCACCAACCTTGTTAGTGCAGCGAAATCTTCAGAGCATATTGCGCAAGGTTCAAGGGAAATTAGCTTGAGCAATGTCAATGTAAGTGGAAACAATCATGACGTGCAACCGAAGATTGTGCCTGAACAAGTTTGCGCAGAGCTTCCGAAAGAGAAAA CTTTTCTGGTTGGTATTGAGGAAGTTGACGATTCAGCGGGTATTTCAGGAAGCCCTGACGAGGAAGTTGCTAAGGGTTTTGTTGCTTCTGCAAATGCAGGAATGAGTTCAGTTTTAGATGCCTGTATCAACCGCAAAAACAGTATGAAGAGTGCTTCTCGTCGTAGAAGCAACCTTCAATCTCCTCGATGGTCTGAAATAATCTCTGCTAAGGATAACAGTTCAAGAACTAACCAAGAAGTCAAGACATTCCTGTCCCAGATGTCTTCTGCGCGAGGCTTTGATGGTCCTTGGAGTGAGGTGGCCGCTAGTCCTAGAATCACACAGATTGATGATAAACAATATGATGCCACTGGGAGCAGACAATTTCTTGAGACTAACTACTCAAATATGGAACCATTTGATGTCCATGCTACTAGTGAAGATGAAGGTGATACCTCACTCGAAGGCCTGAAGCAGAAGGTTGAGCTTGGCAAGAAAAAAATGAGTATCCTTTATAAGGAGTTTGAGGCAGAGCGGAGTGCTTCAGCGGTGGCTGCGAGTGAAGCAATGGCTATGATCAATAGATTGCAGGAAGAAAAGGCTTCAATGCACATGGAGGCACTTCAGTACCTCAGGATGATGGAAGAGCAGGCTGATCATGACCAAGAAGCAATTGAAAGGCTAAATGACTTGCTTACAGAAAGGGAGAAAGAAATGCTTGACCTGGAAGCTGAACTTGACAATTATCGGAGGCTTCATGAACCATTTGGTTGCAAGTTTGATTTTACTGATGGAGATATGGCATCTGGAGTCTTGGATAGCTCAGATTTCATGAGGGATACCATGTTTGATTTTGAGGATGAAAAGgcaaatattttgaaatccTTGAGCAAATTGGAGGAAACACTGGGCATGTCTTCCACAGATAGGCATAATTTTGGTGGCACATATGATAGTCTACAGAACATGTCAGTATTGCATCCGGAACACTGGAGCGGTGAGCCGGTTTCTTCTCAACAAATTGATGAAAATCAAAGTGTTGATTCCGGCTCATGTTCTCACCTAGATGATGGCAGAATCAGTTCTATGACGAGCGTTAAACATGAGATTTCACTTCTAAATACTAGATTCACGGCACTTGAAACAGATCAAAAGTTTCTCAAACAGATATTAAGCTCTCTAAAATGTAGTGATGATGGCGTACAATGTGTTCAAGAGATAACTGCACATTTGAGAGAGTTGCGAAGAATCATGACTGAGCAAAGAGAGAGGGCAGTTTTATGA